A segment of the Pieris brassicae chromosome 10, ilPieBrab1.1, whole genome shotgun sequence genome:
GTgaatcaaacaaaaaaatctcaactgtaaatttgtaaataatgttaatattatgtttattttatgcatTCAAACTCAAACGACTGTGTCAATTTATAGGTAGAAAAACAGTTAAATTGGCACTTTGAAAAGTTTATCTAGGTTTATggcaaaataaaatgttttgaatatataaaaaaataattcatttattttgatataatttaataaaaaaattaaacaaaattactttattataatacacatttaaaattttcacagCTTTGCTTGCCAACTGGACTCCAATTCCGCACTCAGAAGCACTCGCTAGAACCAAAGTTTCACAGTTTTGTAGTTACTCGAGAAAATGCATCAAGATACTATGGCTGTAGCCTCATATTTTATGAAGAAGTTAGAAATCGTAATATATGTAGTGCCATGCATACATTGCAGGTAATTGTGAATACCAATTGACATTTGTATGAtaaacatgtatttatttgtatacccACTGTGTTACTAACATAATTACCTtcctattttgtttattttatgctGCTGATAATAggcaatttatttacaaacattacaTTGTCCTTAATACTAAAACAACAACATTAGTAATGTTGTTTTGAAGTAATTAATGAACAGATAatcttaaaaaagtattattctcacatatatatctattacaaagttatttttaacaaaaaatcatGGTTGAGTTCATAAAAGGGTGTTATTAATATCTTcatataatcaataattaattgtacgGTATACACACTAATGAAGCATGCATATTTAAATCTCATATTTTGAACCTGTATAAGTGATCTCATAGGTTCGAGGGTGTGCCTCTTACCCAGTGGTTGTCCGTAAGATTaccaagattttttatattgacacaatatgtttctatattattattgctttcACATGCAGGTATTTAAGATGATTTATCTACTTTTTCAGGCTATGTACATTACAGAGTTATCAAGTGGTCAAACGCCACCAGGGCATAGAAAGAACTCAGGCAAGGAAAGCTCAAGATCACTGCCAAGATCATTTAAACTATCACCTCATACAGGATCTGCTTTAACATATTATGATATAACCAAAGACAAACTTTATGTAGCCAAAAGTATAGCTCTCATATGCCAATACCCGTTTATTCGGGTAGCACAGTTATTTTTAGAGAATTTATTTaggtaagtatttattattattattgtgtatttatttagtagtattttcatattgcaatttttttaaagcaaaatatttcaaacacCGCTAACCAAGTATAATCGCGTATTATATTacgataaaaaaatctaaaaatcatAATAGTGGTATTGACTAAATCTAAGTTCAGAAATTCAGTTCCGTCACAGtgtttacattattatgtttatttaaattagtaagTTAACGTTACATTTGAGCTGTGTTGATATGGCTTCAGTGTTCGCATATCAACCCTGAAGTCATGTGTTCAAATCGGGGTTATGCactgtatttttctttataatcgCTTATACAGTGAAACATCGGCATGTCCCGAAACTTAAAGTCAATGCTacgtgtcagacacagaagacTAATCTAATtgtctattaagaaaataatagcaAACAGCTTATAGtaccattgtttttttttgtaacacaTTTCCCAAATAATAACTTTCAGGTCTTTGCCTCGTCAACCAGGGCCAGGTCTAAGCCCTGAatcatatgtatataatttattatatgaagTGCCAGTACCTTTGCCAGGACAAGCCTTAAGGCTTTATGTCCCTCCGCCAGAGCCACACCTGGATCCTATACCAGTTGTAAGTGagaattatatattctatttataaatttaaaactaaactttattaaaaaaagttgtctaataatttgatttgtcTTTcgacacaatttttttcttgatgTGACTTAAACTATGGGAATTTTGATTAAATCAAACAATAATTGCTTCAAATATGCTCTTAGATACATAAAACCTTTGTGGATCTGTTTTAATGACTATAGTTTCTGTGTTAATgggattatataatattaaaaagtacactatttattatcacTCGCGTATActgtaataatacatttatgctaatttatttattaaatgcgaTTTTGGTGAAGAGTGCCTATGTCTCGCTATACTCTCGTGTCATAACACTGACAATTTAGTAAGCAAGCCTATAgcaataagaataatattctTGGATGGACCTTTATTTAGTAAGGTAAAGGaacggcaaacttcttgagcattacaaaagggagtgggggaaagtttgcgcatcgtacacagcgcgggacacaaacgtcaactgatttaccaatcacgcgatgaTACGTCACACTCCCGCCCCcaagtgatacctaaaaatcgctccTGCGCAGGCAAGAACATTTCAAGatatttgccggtatctgtatatatattgccGTGATGTCATATCATGAAACGCGCTAACAAAGTTATTCCGGCCGCTGCAGATCTATACAACCTCGCCCTTTGCCATTGAGGCCTTCGGGTTATACTTAGACTAGTCGTGGATACTCCCTTTACTTCGGAAGAGCAGCATCATTCTTCCTCTACACACTCTTACTTAACGAAAATAGCGTTTTTCTCAGATCCAGTATTTTATTCCCGGAATTCATCGAATCTGAACGAGTCttcaaagtaattaatatacaatattttatgtttcagGTGATAAGAATGCCAAATCCACCAGAAGAACTACCCCTTCTGGACTATCCACTGCGCATAATGTTCAATATTCTGGGTGTTGAATGTATTGTACAATTGTTTACCTGTGTGCTATTGGAGCATCAAGTTTTACTAAGATCTACTGGTAAGATACTACTGAATTagccttattataaaatattatgtgcaGAAAACAACATATTGATCGTGGAATtctatgatatttaaatttttggaaaattatattgaaatacacTTGAATAAAGTTAAACAATTTCGAAGTAGGGACTTCATAGATAAATATCTTAGTTCATAGCAAAACCTTTTTCTACAGCAGTACTTcgtaccaccactatgtgggaccagctgcccactcaagtatttccgaaccaactTACGGACCTtccagaaaagagcgtacttattcttaaaagaccggtgacgcacttgcgagccctttGGCAATTTGAGTGTATATtggtggcggtatcacataacatcagatgGGCCTTCTGTCCGATtgcgttatttaaaaaaagtctcCTTCAATAATGAAAGTTAAtcgttaaaattttgaaataaaattatttatttaatgcacTGGTATTATATATACTGGTATGGTATAGTTCATGCTTCAGTAGAATAAGCTCTTGATATCCAGCGCTGAAAAAATGCAGCAAAGTctgaattataaattttattgtcttttcCAGATTATAACAAGCTTATGCTAGTAGCGGAATGCATTGTGTCATTGCTGTTGCCATTTACGTGGGCTCACGTATACGTACCAATATTGCCAGCGCCACTTTACCATTTTCTCGATGCGCCGGTTCCATTCGTTATGGGTAAgtagtagattttttaattcgcGTTAAAACGTAcgtaaaattttgaatatagaataCTTAAAGCAACGCTTCATTCAAAAAATACCAACAATAAAGTTTGGGCAGTTAAATATCAACATAAAcatcgaattttaaaataagaatcgGCAAATTGATTAGGACTGTCGtaattcgaaatttgaaatgAATACACTTAGACAAGATTCAAATAAGGAACACttaaatcacaaaaaaatacaccTCAAAGACTGTtgaattcgaaatttaaaaaataacaccgCCTCATATTGTTGCAATTTCATTACGGTTTCGACCACATCTACAACAAAAAGTCAATGCTTAAAATACCACAACTCTTTTTCTAGGACTACACTCTGATGGTACAACCATAGTAGGATCAAATGGTCTTAGGAACATAGCTTTAAGCTCTGAAGCGGCTCTCTGTTTAGTCGATATCGATAAACCAGATATTCAGTTACCCGAAGAACTGCCAATATTTCCTCATAGGACGCCTTTTATTGAAGAGCTCAACCATGTATTGGATAAACACCaggttacaatttttaaatctgtttttACCTTGATTTTAggttttcttgtttttgtttattgtgtagaaaataaaaaaatcttaaaacaaaatggcTATCGCTCTGTAAATAATCGGATTTTTTTGACAGATACAAAGACCAGAAACAGAGCCCACGAAGCTTGGAGTACCATTGAATGGGACGTACAAGCATATGAATGATGGAATGAGTAGCAGTTGTACTTTACCCTCaggtttgtaataatatttatattcgaaCCATTACGATTTAATAAAGCCTTTTGACAGTGTGAGTCTCTAGGTCTCTCTAGGAGTCTCCGACTATATTACTTAAAACCACGTTTAcctgtttgtataaaaaatctacattTATTCAAAACTACTTcggcgaacttcgtttcgttttaatatgaatttttagtagctacataccaaCCCCCATAGACTGTTCGCAAGCCCGTGCTATTTTCCCGTTCACAAAAGCCTTCCTCAATCTCTCCACTTGGTAGAGCCGTCTCCGAGTTTGCGCttagaaacatatttttttcgatccatttttatttatgttcataAAAAGCTattgtaagtaaatatattgactACCAAAGAGGTCGAAcacaaattgtataaaaatattgctggCAGTTAACAAATATTCAGCGCGTggattaaaaaagtttcagtaaatgtaaaagGCGCGAAACAGAATCTTTCTTTTTCcgttgtttgttttaattcgaGCGTAAGATAAAATGTCTGTCTCCATTGATAAATTACTTGAGTAACGTAATTCGTCAGTTTTGCTAACTAAATTTTGTCATAGATATGATAATATGAGTAGAATATCTGAGgaacactttttaaactttcTCTACTCTTGAAAACAATTTCCTCAAAAATATTAGTTCTGCCTACaagtatatagaaaaataacaaaaagaacacttgacattgacagtttagtttacataattattggcAGATGTCTCTGTATACTATTGTGGCATTGTTGCCAGATCAGAGGATCTCCTATAGATTTAGGGGTTTCTCAACCGAGTTATAAGGGGAATAATTTTATGTCATGCAGCCTgcaacttaataaaatattgaaatgtcttaataaaactaaaatacttacacacacatacacaccctCTCTCTATCGCATACACACTCTCACACGCCCTTTCACATACTCTCTCTCACACACCCACTCACAAACTCTCTCAGAGACACACACGCACACACTCATACACTCTCAACAACTGATATAAGAGGTTTCGTTACCTGtactataaatacaatatcttatattatCAGAACCGTTCGATAGTTAAAACTTTGCAATAAtccaagaaataaaaatattttttattagatgttgGTAGATAGTAAAATTCTTTAATGTATGCACCAAgaaattacagaaaataaacaatgacactctgaaatttcaaaatggcgaccGTTTCGGTGTTGGTAGTACCAATTTCAGCCGCCGGGCAAGAAAACTATGTGGCATTGTTTCTGTTTTCAATATATAGAAATCAGCACCTTGAACATAAGTGCTACAGTCCTGTTTCGTACTAGGCTCATGTTTTTACagtatattgaatattttttaaattatcaggCGGTCTTCGTCGCAAGCACTCATTCCACGATGTGTTAGAGTGGGACGAAAGTAGGCCGTTAAACGCATCGCCGCCCGGTTCCCCTACGAGACGACATCCAAGGAGATTAGACGCCTTGCAACGGATCGTTGATATTGTTAAGCGCACTGGtgagttattattttacctatttgttttgattatagacacaatataatctaaaaaatcgaaataaatttagaaagtCTGAAATTATCCCTAGAGCCTATGATATGACTGTtatgacattttaaataaatagtaatcatCTTATACCTATATAGGGGTAATATAGGTAGAaagtagatatataataaataaaatatataatgtgaaaaataaaagtacatatataatttttgaacttgaagaatattttttatctatgaataaaatagtCAGATTTAccttcaaatttaattttattgaaactttATCGACAGTCGCACCCAACCACAAAAATCCTTTCTCGTTGCGCGCGTGTGTGCGTGCACGGAGGTAGTGCGTGCGTCAGTGCGCATTTTGACTctttgtacatattttgtaatcgtaaaacatttaatcaattgatttttttaaattgtagttATTTCTTCTAAATGAAACATAAGCTACGCCTTTGTTGTTAAAGCTACCTTGGTACTTGATGATTAGGCCAAATACCACCTAAGTTTATGTTACATTCAcagtgattataaaaaaaacatcaacaaCATTAAgtgattcattaaaaaaattgtatcaaaacaaacaaaaaaatattatatgtatacctATAATCCACTCTGCTGGATTGCCTCTTCCCGCCAATTGCAACCTTTTAGTACATCCTCCTCTCTCGTCCATTAGTAGATGAACCAGACTTCTGTTCTGCAAGAGCTAAGCTTCAATAACTCCTTTAGCCCATGCCATTTTTGCCCCGTTTTAAAGgggaaaaatacatttaaaggcGAGGCCAATTTATgttccattattatttaacacgAAATATGTTTCAGGTGTCAATATAGACGATGTGGATTCAGAGACAGTTATGCCAACGactaagaaaataatactCAACGACGAAGATCAATACAATGAAGACGTTCGTTTTAATATAGGGATACGAGAAACGTTCCTGAATCGATTCGTTCATATGTTCCTAATGTATGAGAATTTCGTTATTATGCCTGATCAGGTAAGTCACTCACGACCTTTAGTGGATTGAAtatatgtgtaatattaaCTCTTAGGGTTTGTTTCGCAATGTACGGATATTGTACCAAATAGCTattcaacaaataaattatcttaatatatataaatctcctgtcacgatgtttgtccgcgatggactcctaaactacttaaccgattttaaattaaattggcacaccgtgagcagtctggtgcaacttaagagataggatagcttagatctttaattatagttgcaattttattttatcgcaaattatttgtctataattaattgacagtcacaattatctgttaactccaaaagattctaacagatgtcgatgcttttcgactggattgagtatgtaatcaatagatggcactgctatggtaaactgacaaacgtgtcatttaagctacaattcaatatcatgattaccacgtgttattgagagcctaaagtataaattaaatttattttgtagtaaacgaaataccgtgaaatttaattatttctactttttaaatttttggtgttagcatagccaaccacgtgttacttagaccgaagtgtaaatcaaattcaaattatactaGCTGCTAGTttggaatataaaaattcCGAATAAGAAACTTCGCGTTCGGACTCGTAACTTATGATGGACTTTATGTGACGAATAGCGCTATATGACAGTCGTGTAACGCAACAATAGTGTTTATCCtaccaataagtaataaatagcttatttggaacttatgtagaacttatccgtacattgtgaaacagtCTGCATTCTACGTTCTATAATAAGGACGTAGTCGATTCGGAACTTCGGTGAAATATGAATTAACAAAAGACGAAACGATTAGTTGGATTGTGATTGGTCGTAAAAATAACGTACATGCACATGATCGTAAAAGCAATACAGACGCTTTGGGCGTACGCGTAAACTATATGGATGTTTGAGgactttaagaaaagagtaccaattcttaaaaggccaccAAGGCATTTGCAGGTCCTCTGGCAACGTACCAAAAATCGTCGTGGTTATGAGAAGGTATTAATCTTGTTAATGTGCGGCGgaattacttaacatcaagttagaaacctgcccgtttgccgtgttatataaaacaaatctaCTGAatcgaaattatttttattataagtttaaaagaGTAAAGGATCTATTTCCTCATTTTCTACAAGCAAGTTTGATTCTCACGTTGTAGTCCTTTTATGACTGATATCGATATTCAGGTCTTGGACGTGCTGAGTAGTTGCGAACATATTTTCAAAGATCATTTAACGGGTCTTTCGAAGACACGTCGTGCCTCGGTTTTGAAAGCTTTATGTCAAAAAGTAGAGTTACGACCACTAGTCTAATACTAAACTTTCTCTCTAACTCTCTTACCGAACTTGTTAAAAAGAGTGGGGGAGAGTTACCAATTAATCGTATCCGATCTACGCTCTTGAGAGAtgtcagtaaatgtaaatttagaactaTTTTTCGATTTCATACTTGATAaatgaaatagtaaaaatataccaaaagTAGAAAAATACTCCAAGAGAAGCAGGGACAATGTTAAAATAAGTGCTGTGAcgctgcaacctttttaggtctgggctttttataatctgtttcatgatcatttatttatcagtCTCCTGTAcatgacacacaccgtcgactttttaagtctaaggcaagccgtttgcacgttttcctttaccgttcaaATATTAGATGCGCACAAtgaaagaaagtccatcgaacctacgactttagagatgagagtcgcctGATGCCGCTTGGCCAACACAGTTaccattaaaatgaaaaataattagctaATAGTGTTGTCTTTGGTCAACATAGCtgttacacattgaaagaaaataattttttaaccggattaaagctatttgtattattataaacttataattatttacataattttaaattttccgacgtttcgcgtgctttacagcgtgcgtggtcacggtgactgaagacaaaaggtgttgaatgtcaaaaagtatcacagctgaaaaagttgtgttatctgtatttatttccccggagttggtatcgactaaaagaggACGGTTTTTTGCAGAAAACTCacgtcctctattttcgcggattgttcgTCTTGgggttattatatatttataattataagttaataataatacaaatagctttaatccggttaaaatattgttttctttcaataattagctaaataaaaatttgcatGTACAGGATCGCGATTCGTGGCTGTCATCCCGCGAGTCTATGGTGAATTTTGATAAGGCATCGTTTTTGTCCGACCAACCCCAAAGACATAGACCATTCCTTTCACGTTTTTTGGAAACTCAGATGTTTGCGACCTTAATCGACAACAAAATTATGGCGAATTGGGGCGAATTTGATGCGAATCTTCAAGTTTTTGAGCACAGGATTAAAATTGTTAGGTAAGTACATC
Coding sequences within it:
- the LOC123714882 gene encoding DENN domain-containing protein 5B isoform X3; amino-acid sequence: MNMSVSDLSVGCRFADYFAICGLDFDSGLETDRLSGDNLHISPLDRSYKGKVLAHYPDNLHSNAFDEHAVCMLCLPTGLQFRTQKHSLEPKFHSFVVTRENASRYYGCSLIFYEEVRNRNICSAMHTLQAMYITELSSGQTPPGHRKNSGKESSRSLPRSFKLSPHTGSALTYYDITKDKLYVAKSIALICQYPFIRVAQLFLENLFRSLPRQPGPGLSPESYVYNLLYEVPVPLPGQALRLYVPPPEPHLDPIPVVIRMPNPPEELPLLDYPLRIMFNILGVECIVQLFTCVLLEHQVLLRSTDYNKLMLVAECIVSLLLPFTWAHVYVPILPAPLYHFLDAPVPFVMGLHSDGTTIVGSNGLRNIALSSEAALCLVDIDKPDIQLPEELPIFPHRTPFIEELNHVLDKHQIQRPETEPTKLGVPLNGTYKHMNDGMSSSCTLPSGGLRRKHSFHDVLEWDESRPLNASPPGSPTRRHPRRLDALQRIVDIVKRTGVNIDDVDSETVMPTTKKIILNDEDQYNEDVRFNIGIRETFLNRFVHMFLMYENFVIMPDQDRDSWLSSRESMVNFDKASFLSDQPQRHRPFLSRFLETQMFATLIDNKIMANWGEFDANLQVFEHRIKIVRRRLGEGGLATRGYSVWAGAACANSVWSPAELEVGAPGERLPHRAAYYRAFPARLDANALAPPPTSDRRTNSLKRIKNAKWQVKDCPPELLLGDIGRRLSTDVTPAAIAQNNRTFVEKLLKECKSKTKRMLLEKMGTEESDLGLGSEVSITGIEESTMIASLCDLLERLWSHGLQHKMGKSALWMHLMNYQELEQCSNNSKAIDPNYLTPDLSSVGAEVEAQQCTSTNRSRDSSRGGSRDSSRDRLSNSSTLERRSSQPHNPLRALPENLTFDMRNVQAMTDIKTEIGYARAWVRLSLEKKLLSKHLRELLSDTTLLRSQYKRTAFLRCEEEREQFLYHLLTLNAVDYHCFTNTYPTTKKTAKLIL